Part of the Odocoileus virginianus isolate 20LAN1187 ecotype Illinois chromosome 27, Ovbor_1.2, whole genome shotgun sequence genome is shown below.
ACCTCATATGGGAGGAAGCCTGTATACAGAGGTCCAACTACAAATTATACTCAGATTTTAAACTGCATGGAGGATTTTCACGGGAAActgaaacccaggtccgggctacctgccagccccggcagccccacaCCCCAAGAGCAGAAACCGGGTAGGAAAGTATGCCTGGGATACAAATGAAGAGTATCTCTTCAAAGCAATGGTGGCTTTCTCCATGAGAAAAGTTCCCAACAGAGAAACAACTGAAATTTCCCACGTCCTACTTTGCAATGTAACCCAGCGGGTGTCATTCTGGTTTGTGGTTACTGATCCTTCAAGAAATCACACCCTTCCTGCCGTTGAGGTACAGTCAGCCATCAGAATGAATCGAAACCGGATCAACAATGCCTTCTTTTTGAATGACCAGACTCTGGAATTTTTAAGGATTCCTTCCACTCTTGCACCACTTACTGACCCGTCTGTGCCCATCTGGATTATTATATTTGGTGTGATATTCTGCATCGTCCTTGTGGCGACCATGCTATTGATTTTATCAGGAATCCGGCAACAtagaaggaagaacaaaggacCATCTGAAATGGAAGACACTGAAGATAAGTGTGAAAACGTGATCACAATTGAAAATGGCATCCCCTGTGATCCCCTGGACATGAAAGGAGGGCACATTAACGATGCTTTTGTGACAGAAGATGAGCGGCTCACCCCTCTCTGAAGGGCTACTGTTTTGCTCCCCACCTGAAACTCAACACTTGTGTCTGTGCAACTGCTGAACATCACAATTTATCGAGTCAAGActatgtattttgttttcatcacTCTTCTTTTGTAAGAATTTTGAATGTGcgtgaaatgaaaaggcaatgaCTTATACCCATGAAGACAATTGGAATCATAAGCTGCTGACtattcaaaatattctaaaatatttccctGACAATACAGTGTATAAGTATAGTCATCTGGCATTTGcagttattgattttaaaaatatattagtattTAAGCATTTCTAGTCATAAGGTCAGgccagcatatatatatacatatatatatatctcacactTTTGAAGacctaaggaaaaaataattttacaatggaGAATGCCTATAATATGGTGTCTAAATCATTGAAAGTGGATCCTTTTAAATATCATATCACTCTGTATATGATTAGATAAGGAAGAATAACAATTACTGTAAATTGGATGGATAAAAATGGGAGTGTTGAAATACAAGGTGGAACTTGATCCTGTTATCATACCAAcaattgcttatatattttttctatcagTCTCTAATAGGGCAGCTCTGCAGTTTGTAAAAGTACAGTCTGTGCTAACTTAATAAAGTACTAATCATctctttttgattaaaaaataaataaataaataaactgcatgGAGATTGGTACCTAACCcctacattgttcaagggtcaactgcagggtaaaagaatgaaaaggcaacccacagagaGGGAGATGACATTTGCTATACATACATCCAACAAAGGACAAGTATccagagtatataaagaacttctgCAAATCAATAAGAAAGACAACCCAAcataaaatgggccaaagacttgAACAGACCCTTTACAAAACAGGATATCTAGATGGCttgtaaatatatgaaaagtgacTCATCCTCATTTAggcatcagagaaatgtaaattaaatacaaaatgagAACCTACTCTGTGCTCACAAGAATGGCCAAGatgaaaagtacaaaaaaaaatcaaatattgatAAGGATGTGGAACAACCATAATCAGTAAAACTACTATGGAAAACtgtttggacttccctagtgacgcagtggataagaatccgcttgtcagtgcaggagacatgggtttaatccctggtcagggaagattccacatgccaaagaAAAACTGAGCCCTTGAGCCTCAGCTACTGAgtctatgtgccacaactactgaagtccatgtgcctagagcctgtgctctgcaacaaggggagccaccccaatgagaagcctgagcacctcaATGAAGAGTTCCCCTGCTCGCCACCAACTAGAGAAACCCCTTGCAaagcaacaaagagccagcacagcctaaacttataaaaattaatttaattaaaaaaactgtttGACAGAATCTACTTAAGATGAGTATATGCATACCCTATAAGCCAAcagttccactcctagatatatcCTGAAGAGAGGTTTGCTCTTGTATTCACCAAAAATCATATAGAAGAATGTGTATCACAGCATTATTTGTATCAGTCCCAACTGGAAATTATCTAAATCCTATCAACAAAAGAAAGGATAAGTAAATTATAGTATAATCACAATGGAGCATTATATGAAATGAGAATGAATGATCACGAcaatgtataataaaaatgtgGGTGAATCTCACAAACCTGACATTGGTGAGCAGATGAAAGTAGATGGAAAAGAGTACATGCTACATGAGAGTCAATTTCCATAAAGTTCAAATGCAAGGGAAAAAACTTTATGGTGTTAAAAGTCAGGATAATGATTACCTTGGGGGGTAGTATCTGGAAGGAGACACTAGGGGAGTGCTAGTAATGTTCTACTTGTTGGTGTGGGTAATGTGTTCTCTTTGTGGAAATTCATCAGTTGTACACCGATAACTTGTATACTTTCTTCAATAACAACTTCTTTTAGGTAAAGTCTAGTCTCTTAGCAAGATCTAGTCTCACAAAATTCTTTTTTCACGTAGAGACTAATTACAAATGGATTCACAAaaaataagggacttccctggtggtctagtagttaagactttgtgctcccaatgcaggaagctcaggttcaatccctggtcagggaactagactccacatccagcaactaagacccagcacagtgaaataaataaatatggacttccatggtggtgcagtggataacaatctgcctgccaatgtagaggacacaggtttgatttctactctgggaagattccatatgccaaggagcaactaagcccatgtgccaaaactgctgagcctgtgtgcttagagcctgtgcttcgcaacaagagaagccaccacaatgagaagccctcatacCACAATAAAGATTAGACCCCATTCACTGAAACTAAAGAATAGCCCACTCAACAAGAAACagagatccagtgcagccaaagattaatcaaaaaaagaagacaaagaaaacacacagtattatttcattttgctgaATGCAAATAATGCTTATGTCTGGATTAtggctatttattttttcttcattgtttctttttttttttttacaatgatcACATTACTTATTGTAGAAaatacaagttttttttaaaataaactttgagtAAATTAGGATATGATAACAAAGAGAGGGTTAACATTCAAATCTTTTGAATCACTGTGTCCAAAATAAACCCTGGATGGGGCTCTGTTACTGCCTTGGTCCCAGTTGATCTCCAGAAGCTGGGGACTCATAAAGAAACATGGGGTGTGGTACAATCAGGAAGGGTTCAAGGTCATCTGTACAGAAGGAAAGTAAAAGCTACCAGGACAGCTGAGGACTTCCTGCCCTGACTAGAACACCTAGACATACACACCACCAACTCTCTGCTCCACTCCTAATCCATGTGTCTGTCTCACCTCCTAGATTGACCATTCTCTCAAGTTCCCCCTTCCTGGGACCTGTCTTTGCTGAATGTGACATTTTAAGGAAACCCAGtgccacatttttctttctttcttcttagttGATACCACTCAAGTACCCCATACAGCAGCTTCTCTGCATCGTCTTAGTCCACCAACGTGACAGTCCCAACTGGAAGACtgactccttccctcccctcatcAGAGAGCGTGCTCTGCCTTTTAATAAGCTTTATTTCCCCATGTATGAATCAGACTAGGATAACTAGAAATTCCCCCTTCAAATGTGGCAAATAATATCCTAACCACCATGTGGAAGAACTGAGGTGTGAATGACTTTCCTTTCTTAATATAGCTCTAGAGGAATATTCTGCTCATCCTGCAAATCCAAAAGATAGAAAACTGAGCTTACTTTTTGGTACTATAAGTTTCGTCATTAGACAAGTATGTCAAAGTTGTGAAAAGTACCTAGCACACGGTCATCTCATTAACTGCCTTATTAATAAATTATGGTTATTAAACACTTATGTTTTATCTCATCTAATCTTCACAAAAGCCATAGAAAATAGGTCCtacttattcactcaacaaatatatattgcaCTCATTATGTGTCAAGCACTGTACTAGATGCTGGAGACATGAGAGTCAACAACAAAACCAATGtccttgccttcatggagcttacagtttGGTGGGGAGACACATGTTACACAAACTGATACAAAACTGTAATTGAAAAGGTACTAAGATGgaggggatttcctggtggcttggtggtaaagaatccacctgttaatcccgtctgggaaggtcccctggagaagaaaacagcaacccattccagtattcttgcctgggtgatcccatggacagagtaacctggcagactacagtccacgttgtcaaaatagtcagacatgacttaactaaGAAAACAACAACTAAGATGGAGAGATATCTGGTGCTGAGAACCAGTAACAGGGAGGTTAAGGAAGACTAATGTGGAAGTGAAGTTTGAGCTGAGCCCTGAGAAATAAGTTTtaatttggttcagttcagtcgctcagtcatgtccaactctttgcaatcccatgaaccgcagcatgccaggcctccctgtccatcaccaactccgggagtttactcaaactcatgtccattgagtcggtgatgccatctaaccatctcatcctctgtcgtccccttctcctcctgcccccaatctttcccagcatcagggtcttttcaaatgagtcagctcttcgcatcaggtggccaaagtattggagtttcagcttcaacatcagtccttccaatgaacacccaggactgatctcctttaggatggactggttggatctccttgcagtccaagggactctcaagagtcttctccaacaccacaggtcaaaagcatcaattcttcagtgctcagctttctttatagtccaactctcacatccatacatgaccactggaaaaaccatagccttgattatatggacctttgttgacaaagtaatgtccctgctttttaatatgctatctaggttggtcataactttccttccaaggagtaagcatcttttaatttcatggctgcagtcaccatctgcagtgattttggagcccagaaaaataaagtcagccactgcttccactgtttccccatctatttgccatgaagtgatgggaccggatgccatgatcttagttttctaacgttgagctttaagccaactttttcactctcctctttcactttcagcagggggctctttagttcttcttcactttctgccataggagtggtgtcatctgcatatgtgaggttattgatatttctcccggcaatcttgattccagcttgtgcttcctccagcccagcgtttctcatgatgtactctgcatagaagttaaataagcttggtgacaatatatagccttgacgtactccttttcctatttggaaccagtctgttgttccatgtccagttctaactgttgcttcctgacctgtgtacagatttctcaagaagcaggtcaggtggtctggtatgcctatctccttcagaattttccatagtttattgtgatccacacagtcaaaggctttggcatagtcaataaagcagaaatagatgtttttttctggaactctcttgctttttcaatgacccagtggatatttgcaatttgatctctggttcctctgccttttccaaaaccagcttgaacatctggaagttcacggttcacatattgctgaagcctggcttgtaaaATTTTaaggattactttactagtgtgtgagatgagtgcaattgtgcggtagtttgagcattctttcgcactgcctttctttgggattggaatgaacactgaccttttccagtcctgtggccactgctgagttttccaaatttgctgacatattgagtgcagcactttcacagcatcatctttcaagatttgggGCAAAAGGTCAGCGTCAAATTACCAGAATGAAAGACCCCTTGGTGAGGGCAGCGCAGCCTGGGGACTGTGGGGGCggcggtggggtggggttggCGCACGAGTATTAATTCTATCCCAGATCTGAGGGTTACCTGATGTTCCAGAATCATTGTCCTAACCATTTCAACTTCTTTGGTACAGACTTAGCCGCAGCCTCAAGAAGCTGAAAATCCACATCTCACTTgtaaacaaaaagttttaaagaagtaAGGATAGTGCGTGTAATTTTACTGAAGTCCGCCAGGGAACGAAAGGGACCCTGGAGACTTCGAGGACTAGCAGACAGGAGATAAAGACCTCCTCAGCCTCTCAGAATGAAGCACAGGCTTCACACATTAACTCTGCTTTGCTCAGAGCTGGAGACGTGAGGAAATCGAAGTAACTGACAAGAGTAACGGAGCTGGACACTCACAAGACGCACTCTTCCTGCCCACTACTGCGGCTGCGCGCGCGCGCCGTTCCGGAAGCGGAAGTGCACAAGAGGTCAGCGATAGTTTTCAAGATGGCGGCCCTCAATGTGCTGTTGTCCGGCTGCGGACGGTTTCTCAGAGGCCTGCTGACAGGCCCGACCGTGACCAACTGGGCTAGGCCACCAGCCCGCGCGTTCAGGGAAGGTGAGTGCTGGGTCCTGGTGACCTCCTAGGGTTGAAGAGAAGAAACGAAGGCTGCTTCTTTCTGCCCCCACgcgcccctccctccctttccttcgCGCGATTCTGAAACGTCGGAGATGTTTGCGCTCGAGGAATGCTAGCAGTTTTCTTCCAGACCCTGATTCTGTTACCTTGATCTTTCATTCATCGTGAGTGTCCTCATGGGtggtggcggggaggggggagagggggatgaAGATCGGAGAGAAAGCTTGCTTATTTAGGAGCAGAATAGAAACTTGTCCTAGGGTTCAGAAGTTTTTTGTTAAGGGCCTGGCAattcaagagacataagagacatgggttcgatccctggatcgggaagatcccctggaggaaggtatggcagttcactccagtactcttgcctggagaatactttggacagaggagcctggtacgctccagtccatagggtcacaaagagtcggacacaactgaagcgacttagcacccacgcACGCAGGCACTGGATGTTAATTCTCTATTCCATATTCTTCGAACCGCCTCCTCCTTCACTAAAAAACTACTGCGCGATCAGGGAAGGTCAGCTGGATACCCTCCCCTGGGcctccttttccagtttctcaTCTGAAATGGTATAATCTGATGGCAGCTTTCACTGCCGGAACCCTTAGTCCAAGAGGTGGAAGCTAAGGTGGAAAGGCCACTGAACAGCTGAAACAGACATATCCTGGACAGTGGTTTTGCTTTTCATTAAGTCTGGAAAGGCAGCCTGACATTGAACTGAGAGCTTACTGAAGGCGAAGTGCTATACTTCAAACTGTCAAGGGGTTCCTGAGTAGTTAGGTTCTAATGAGATGATGCAGTACTCTCCAATGAATACAATTTAGGTTTTAGGTGtttggggcttcctcagtggctcagcgggtgaagaatcctgcaatgcaggagacacgggtttgatccccgggtctgggacgattccctggagaaggaaatgacaacccgctccagtattcttgcctgaaaaatcctatgcacagaggagcctggtgggctacagcccacgggatcCTAAAAGAGagggacatgatttagcgactaagcacatgttCAGAGAGATTTGGTTACTGGAAACAGCAAACTGAATTGGAA
Proteins encoded:
- the CLTRN gene encoding collectrin, translated to MAQLLKQAPAAPHPKSRNRVGKYAWDTNEEYLFKAMVAFSMRKVPNRETTEISHVLLCNVTQRVSFWFVVTDPSRNHTLPAVEVQSAIRMNRNRINNAFFLNDQTLEFLRIPSTLAPLTDPSVPIWIIIFGVIFCIVLVATMLLILSGIRQHRRKNKGPSEMEDTEDKCENVITIENGIPCDPLDMKGGHINDAFVTEDERLTPL